From Toxorhynchites rutilus septentrionalis strain SRP chromosome 2, ASM2978413v1, whole genome shotgun sequence, a single genomic window includes:
- the LOC129766419 gene encoding uncharacterized protein LOC129766419, giving the protein MDVLGLHGHVRLTTTLIPGCTPTILMEAPPSLVTVEPQPPAVNSHPGPVHDTEEGVFQAVTTGKYTLSVYYQNVRGLRTKIVQLRLLLSSCDYDVLVFTETWLRADIDSAEISPNYTFYRCDRNAISSQYSRGGGVLIAVKTHLNCEIVPMLNCEHLEQVAVCIRRQFRCLYLVVIYLPPNSCADLYSAHANAVQHIVNLASTTDIIVSVGDFNLPNLRWQLDEDVNGFIPSNVSSEHEQALIETMFTSGLQQINRYVNVNARLLDLIFVNRPEQLDILEPSVPLLPVDNHHVPFILLLDESADDFIEQTEPDDNLLYDLQSCDFGQLKTALDDIDWNSILLNGSVDGIVSIFYDKLHSVLREHVQRKRRTSHIFSKPWWTSELRHIRNVLRKARRRFFISKSQRDREYLREIEVSYKSVLSSTYNNYLYRIQASIRQNPLRFWRFVKERQT; this is encoded by the coding sequence ATGGATGTTCTTGGACTGCACGGTCATGTACGATTAACAACCACACTGATACCGGGATGCACGCCCACAATTCTCATGGAAGCCCCTCCCTCTCTCGTCACAGTCGAGCCTCAACCACCAGCAGTCAACAGCCATCCCGGTCCTGTGCACGATACTGAGGAAGGGGTCTTCCAGGCCGTTACTACAGGCAAATATACGTTGTCTGTGTACTACCAGAACGTAAGAGGCCTGCGTACCAAAATTGTTCAGCTGCGTTTGCTGCTTTCCAGCTGCGACTACGATGTGCTCGTTTTCACCGAAACTTGGCTTCGTGCGGATATTGACAGCGCTGAAATTTCACCGAACTATACATTTTATCGTTGCGACCGCAATGCGATTTCAAGTCAATACTCTCGTGGAGGAGGTGTATTAATCGCTGTTAAAACTCACCTAAATTGTGAGATTGTACCAATGTTGAATTGCGAGCACCTTGAGCAAGTAGCAGTTTGCATACGACGGCAATTTCGATGTCTATATCTCGTTGTTATCTACCTCCCGCCTAACTCCTGTGCAGATCTTTATTCTGCACACGCCAACGCAGTGCAGCATATTGTAAACCTTGCTTCTACAACCGATATCATCGTATCTGTAGGTGACTTCAACCTGCCGAATTTACGTTGGCAATTGGACGAGGACGTAAATGGCTTCATTCCTTCGAATGTTTCTTCGGAGCACGAGCAAGCACTCATTGAAACTATGTTCACCAGTGGACTGCAGCAGATTAACAGATATGTGAATGTGAACGCCAGACTTCTTGACCTTATTTTCGTCAATCGACCAGAACAACTTGACATTTTAGAACCGTCCGTACCATTGTTGCCTGTTGACAATCATCATGTGCCATTTATATTACTTTTGGACGAGAGCGCCGACGATTTTATCGAACAGACCGAGCCAGATGATAACCTTCTTTACGATTTACAGTCTTGCGATTTTGGACAGCTTAAAACGGCTTTGGATGATATTGACTGGAATAGCATCTTGCTAAACGGATCTGTGGATGGAATAGTATCGATATTCTATGACAAGCTTCACTCAGTGCTTAGAGAACATGTACAGCGAAAAAGACGCACATCACACATTTTCAGCAAACCATGGTGGACCTCTGAACTACGACATATCCGTAATGTTCTCAGGAAGGCCCGTCGCCGCTTTTTCATTTCTAAATCCCAGCGCGACCGAGAATATCTTCGAGAAATAGAAGTGTCGTACAAATCAGTGCTCTCATCCACCTACAATAACTATTTATACAGGATCCAAGCCAGCATCAGACAAAATCCATTGCGCTTTTGGAGATTCGTAAAGGAACGGCAAACTTAA